From Lewinellaceae bacterium:
GTAACTTTTTAACCGCTGAATGCTCCCAACGCATCAACTCTAATATTTGTTTTTTCGGATTATTGCGCCACAAAGTTAGCTAATCTTGCTTATGGATAATTCACGATAGCGTAAACTATCATTTTTCAGGGATGTTTTATCCCAAAACTTATGAATAAAGGTGTAGCATCAATAATTGGTTTTGCTCTGGTAGGGCTGGGCTTCCTCTCTATTGTATTGAGCCTGGTGGGCGTACAGTTTGCCTTTTTGCTCTGGCTTGACTCCTTCAGTAAGCTCTTCGGTTTTGTGGTAAAAATTGTCATGATCATCGCCGGCATCCTGATCCTCTATATCGCGCAAAGTGATTTTAAAGGGAAGAAGGGCTGGGGAGTATTGACCGGTTTCCGATAACTTGTCCCGCGCCTGTAGAAAATTGGCACCCGAGGTGCCGCCCTCGGGCTACCTGTCTAACATTAGTACACGGGTCGTTGTCCGTTGCCTGTTGTTCGTTGACCGTTGTTGCAACTTGGGTTATTCGATAATAACCATCTTCTTGGTAGCCGTGTATTCAGACGTCTCTACGGTGTAGTACAGCACGCCGGCCGCAGGCAGGGTGTTGGAGTTCACAACCACGTTGTTGTACCCCTTCACGCCGTCCAGGCGAACCAGGCGCAATACCTTGCCCGTCACGTCGCTTATCGTCAGCGTTACGGTGTCGTCCGCCGGCAGGTTGAAGCCGATCAGCGTCTCGCCCTTGAACGGGTTCGGCGTGTTCTGGTACAGCTCGAAGCTGGCTGCGGCAGAAGCTTTGCCCGAGAAGGTTAGCGCCACGTCCTGGTAGCTGCCGTTGGTTTTGTACGCTTCCGCTTTCGTAATGCGGGAGCTCGCGCCCAGCAGCTCGCTCAGCTGAGCGTCCGCTTTGGCGCGGAACACCAGGCTGAACAGCACTTCCCCGGCGCTTGCCTTGCCGTTCCAGCTCGTCGTTATCAGCCCTTCGTTCACGTACGCCAGGCCGAAGTTCTCTTCGGTAGCGGCGCCGCCAACGATGTCGACCAATTCCAGCGCGCTGTTGTCGAACGTCAAGGTCGCCTGGTAGCCTTCCACGGAGGCAATGTCCGCTGCGGTAAACGCTACGGTGTACTCTCCGCCGGCTTTCACCTCGGCTTCCTCGGCGTTGAGCGCAAACGTGCCCGCAAAGCTGCGGCCTTCCACCCCGGCCAGCGCGTTGGCCCGGGCGTCGTTGTTCACGTCGCCTATCTTCACCGCCCACAAAGTCTACTCCCAGCATGGAGCCCGGCAAGTTGTTGATGTTTGCCACTTCCGGGAACTCTTCGAACCAGGGGTTCGACGCGTTCGGGAACACGTACGACGCGTCCACGAAGCGCCAGCTCGTGTTGTTCTCGAATTCCGTGTCGATCGACAGGATCAGCTTGCGCAGCTGGATCAGGTCCAGCGTCGTGATCGAGCGGCTGTTGTTCACGTCCGCGGCGATCATCTTGTACGGGCTGCCCAAAGGCTGCACGCCCAGGATGTGCTTGCTCATCAGCACCAGGTCGAAGGTCGACACCCCGTTGAGGTAGTTCGAGTTCAGCTCCGGCGTCACCGTGTAGTCGTAGCCTGCCTGCGCAGGCCGCAAAGGCGTACCTGCCGTCGGCAGCCGTCAGCATCGACATGCTCGTTTGGCCCGACAGGCTCACTTCCACGTTCTCTACCGCCAGGTCGTCTTCGGTGTTCACCGCGCCTGAAATGCCTACCGTCAGCGAGTCCGGCCCGCACAGGCTCATGTTGTCCTGCACCAGGATGTACGTCTCGCAGAAGTCAGCGTTGCCTTCGCCGTCGTACGCCCAGATCTCGACCACCAGCGTGCCCGTGTCGGCGCACGTCAGCACGATGCCCGTGGAGTCTACGTTCGCGGGGTCGTCCACCCGGTTGATCGAGTACGTGACCGGGCCGCTGCAGTCCGGCACTGCCGACACGATGAAGTCGTTCGCCCAGATCGCCATGCGGCCTTCGTCCGGGACGTCGTCTCCGTTCAGGTCCACCGGCATCAGCTCGATTACCAGTACTGTTGATGCACACCGGCGACGGCGCCTTGCAGTCCCGCACTTCAAACGGCAGCTCTTCGCTGTTGGCGTTGCCGCAGCCGTCTTCCACGTGCACTTCGAAGGCGTGGTTGCCGACCGGGAAGCGCCCGTTCAGGCTGTAGTCCGGGTAGGCGCCCGTCAGCGTAAAGTCGTCAAACTGCCCGTCTGTCAGGTTCTGCGGGTTGATCGTCGCGGCTGGGTTGCCGTCGTCGTCCAGGAACGCCAGCAGGAACACCTTGATGGTCAGGTCGTCCGGCGTGCAGTTCTCGTCGATGCTAAACGGCAGGTTCACCAGCCCCGTGCACGCTACGTTGTCGTACGAGCAGAAGAAGGTGTCGATCGAGCTGATTTCCGGGTCGATGTCGTCGTATACCTTGATGATCTGCGTGTACTGGTAGAAGCCGCCGTCGTAGTCAATCTTGCGCCAGAAGTCGTCTATCCCGTTGCAGATGTTCTGGAACGCCAGCGGCACGTTGTTCGGCTCCGTCTCGTCGTCGTCGCGGTCGATGTAGTTCTTGCCGCCCGGGCGGTGCAGCACCCACACGCACTCGTCGCCTGGGTTGCCGTCGCGCAGTCTTCGTCCCGCCCGATCGTGATTGGGTACCGGACTGCCCGTCGTACTGGCACCAGTTGATCACCTTCCACTTGCGGAAGATCTTGTAGCACTCGTCGCCCGAGGCCGAGAAGAACTCGTCGGTATGGTTCACGGCCAGCAGGTCGCAGCCGATTTCCTCATATATTACGCTGTCCGGGTCCGCCGCGCCGCATACCGCTTCGGCGTCCGCCGGGAACTTGATCTCGAAGTTGTGCACTTCTTTTATCGTCACCACCTGCGTGCAGGTGTTCACGCTTTCGTTGCGGTTTACGTCCGTGGCGCGGAAGCGGCGGATGATCGTGCCCGAGCCGCATTCCAGGTCCGGCACCGGCGGAAGCTCCCGCCCCACGAGCCGCAGTTGTCCTCCGAAGTCGCGTCCCCGAACAGCTGCTGCGGTTGCAGCGTGTCGGTGGCGTCGAAGCTGTACGGCAGCTCGTCGCAGTTGATCATCGCCGGGTGCGGCGCGTAGCAGAACGGCTTCACTTTCTCTTCCGGCACGATGTCCAGCCAGCAGATGTTCTCGTTGCCGTCCGTGTCCCTGACCCGCAGCTCGATCGTTATCGTGCGATCCACGTCGCAGCAGTAGAAGTCGACGTACGGTACCCCACGGGCTAACCTGGCTGCCGCAGATGAACGGGATCACCCGCCCAAACTGGTCCAGCAGCACTACGCCCGAGCGGCGCACCGCCAGGCTCACCTCGTTGCAGTTGTCGTTCGACCCTTCGTCCACGTCCTCGGCAAAGATGCGCGCAAAGTCCGCCCCGCCGATCGACACGTGAAGGTTGTCGTCGCAGATAGCCGTCGGCTCTACCAGGTCGGCTACCGTGAACGGGCAGTAGACGATAACCTTGTTCCCGCAGCCGTCTTCCACCCGGTAGCGGAAGTAGTGGCTCCCCGCAGGGATGCCGCTGACCAGCCGCGTCGGCGCGTCCCAGGGGATTACGCGGACTACCACTGTGTCCGTGCGGGTGCCCGTCACCTGGTAGTATTGGTTCACTACGTCTACTTCTACTTCCGTCACGATTTCCGTGTATGCTTCCCAGTCCGAGCAGTTGTCCGTCACGCCAGGCAAAGGCACCGAGAAGCTCGCCGTGCACCCAAACGGGCTTACGGAGAACACCAGCGGGTCCAGGTCCCCGTCCCAGTCGTAATCCTGGTACGGGCAGGTAACTGAAGGGGGCGGTGTAGTCGCCCACCTTGATCACCTGCGCGTCTACGGCGATGTTGTCCCCGTCGCACCAGTCGATGACAGTCCAGTCGCGCACGAACTTGAAGGCCCCGTCGCAGACGTTCACCCGCGCGCGGTCTACGAAGCTGGCTCCGATGTTGCAGTAGTCGTCCGCCAGGTTAAAGATCCCGCTTACCGTCACGATGAACGGGTAGCCCGTCACGCTTGGGCTCGGGTTGCCGTTCGGCAAGGTGGCAAACTGCTCGTCGCACTCGATCGGAACCGTCCGCGGAGGAACTCCACGTCCAGGTCGTCCGGTAGGTTCAATGTGATCGTTTGCGCGCACGTTGTCGCGTTGCCTTTGCTGTCCGTCACCGTAAAGTTGCGCGTGATGATTATCGGCGCGCAGTCGCCGGCGCTCGTATAGTGTCTACAAAGCCACGTTCACCCCGCCGCAGTTGTCGCTTCCCGTTGGCTGGTACGGTAATCGGCAGGCTGGCAGGGTTGTTGAAGATCAGGTCGAAGTCTTCGCAGTACAGGTCCCAGCGCCAGGCTCACGTCGCGGCGCGCTACCCACAACACCGTCGTGTTGATGGTCATCGGCTCCCACGTCAGCGGGTTCAGCACCGTGCTCGAAGAGAACAAGCCTACGCGGTACCGTTCGCGTCCGGGCAGATGTCTACCGTATAGTCGCCCGTTGACGCAGGTACCGGTGATGTCGTCGTCAGAAGTTACCCACAGGTAGTACGTCTGGCCCGCGATCAGCGGGAGGCTGATGCGGATGTACGGCTCGCCGGCAGCCAGCGGCGGGTTGACGTCGTCGATCGGCTCGTCCTGGAACGCGATGATGTTCTCGCAGGGGTTCGACGGGTTGAAGCTCCCGGCGAACAGCGCGATCGCGCTCTCGTCTACCGTCGAGCCGAAGTCGTCGGACACCAATATCGTATAGTAGTCCGTCCGGTCTACCTGGAACGGGATCAGGTCGTAGTAGTGCACCCCGGCGTCGATGCTGGAGGT
This genomic window contains:
- a CDS encoding T9SS type A sorting domain-containing protein, which gives rise to MKIGDVNNDARANALAGVEGRSFAGTFALNAEEAEVKAGGEYTVAFTAADIASVEGYQATLTFDNSALELVDIVGGAATEENFGLAYVNEGLITTSWNGKASAGEVLFSLVFRAKADAQLSELLGASSRITKAEAYKTNGSYQDVALTFSGKASAAASFELYQNTPNPFKGETLIGFNLPADDTVTLTISDVTGKVLRLVRLDGVKGYNNVVVNSNTLPAAGVLYYTVETSEYTATKKMVIIE